In Clostridium sp. SY8519, one genomic interval encodes:
- a CDS encoding ABC transporter ATP-binding protein, giving the protein MNTRTPMIELNHICKYYQIGETQVRALDEASLTIRAGEFVGIIGPSGSGKSTMMNIIGCLDTPDDGQYILNGQPIESYSEAELTAIRSRQIGFIFQNFNLIGNLTAEENVELPMIYQRLPKAERKERTARALDRVGLSARAGHRPNELSGGQQQRVAIARAIATQPSLFLADEPTGNLDSRTGDEIMDLFHELHAAGNTIVIITHDETIANQTARQIRIRDGHVTEVTA; this is encoded by the coding sequence ATGAACACCAGAACACCAATGATCGAACTGAATCATATCTGTAAATATTATCAGATCGGAGAAACACAGGTACGCGCCTTGGACGAGGCGTCTCTTACGATCCGGGCAGGAGAATTCGTTGGCATCATCGGTCCTTCCGGCAGCGGAAAATCTACGATGATGAATATCATCGGCTGTCTGGACACTCCGGATGACGGACAGTATATCTTAAACGGACAGCCCATTGAATCCTACAGCGAAGCCGAACTGACCGCCATACGAAGCCGGCAGATCGGATTTATTTTCCAGAATTTTAACTTAATCGGCAATCTGACGGCGGAAGAAAATGTGGAGCTTCCCATGATCTATCAGCGTCTGCCGAAAGCAGAGCGAAAAGAACGCACGGCCCGGGCCCTGGACCGTGTCGGCCTTTCTGCCAGAGCCGGCCACAGACCGAACGAACTGTCCGGCGGCCAGCAGCAGCGTGTAGCCATTGCCCGGGCGATTGCCACACAGCCTTCTTTATTTCTGGCTGATGAGCCGACGGGAAATCTGGATTCCAGAACAGGGGATGAAATTATGGATCTGTTTCACGAATTGCATGCCGCCGGCAATACCATTGTCATTATCACCCATGATGAAACGATCGCCAATCAGACCGCCCGGCAAATCCGTATCCGGGACGGCCATGTAACGGAGGTGACTGCCTGA
- a CDS encoding insulinase family protein yields the protein MDYKENNAYELIKEESLESVQSRGLLLRHKKSGARIVILSNRDENKVFSIGFRTPPCDNTGTPHIIEHTVLCGSRKFPLKDPFIELVKGSMNTFLNAMTYPDKTVYPVASCNDKDFSNLMDVYLDSVFYPNIYSNINIFRQEGWHYEAERPEDDLTINGVVYNEMKGAFSSPDSVLEREILRSLYPDTAYRYESGGDPAEIPQLTYEKYLEFHRTYYHPSNSYIYLYGDMDINERLEFLDREYLCHFDSAPVDSALTLQPPFQTPRELRREYPVSASESEEKNTYLSVSWSIGTALDQYHYIAFELLDYALLSSQGSPIRQALVEAGIGDDIYGGFDSGIYQPYFSVIAKHAEESQKEEFLSVIDRTLREQVEKGINRRDLLSALNSAEFKFREGDYGRFPKGLMIGLQLMDSWLYDENQPFLHLDELRVFDELRKKLDTDYYERLVQTWMIENPHRSAVTAVPKRGLNGVREAAQKEALKQYKDSLEPEEIQRLIRETEAVHQFGAEESTQEALRTIPMLSREDMKKEAEPFSNVASRVSDIPVLYHEYETNGIIYADLLFDLHDLPEELLPYAGIYRHLLGKLDTDTYTYRELTAEIGLHTGGVWEEINVYADLKQAGGYHPAFEARTKVLAQNYRKAQELMESILFHTRFTDKERISNVLAEAKSQLRTELSENGHAAGVTRALSHTSGRYRFQDLVSGIAYYQVLEDIVNHFEERWPELQHTLTGLGQQIFTADRLQVSVTCLPDLRPEFEQNFPDFAGRLYASGKRMPQMLQPRLPKAEGFTDASMIQYVTEAGHFDTARYPYHGSMRIFKSIMSFDYLWNRIRVKGGAYGCSAAITRSGDVYFTSYRDPKLKESLAVYEAVPEYLKNFTIDSRDMTKFVIGTFSEMDAPLSPAAKGRRSLLAAVSGLTWEDVQKEREEVLRADTEQIRGLADALADACRDREICVIGNEDTLKKEKSLFDALTALAQNKQENA from the coding sequence ATGGATTACAAAGAGAACAATGCCTATGAACTGATCAAAGAGGAATCCCTGGAATCTGTGCAGTCCAGGGGACTTCTTCTGCGGCACAAAAAAAGCGGCGCCAGAATTGTGATTCTGTCCAACCGGGATGAAAACAAAGTCTTTTCTATCGGGTTCCGCACGCCGCCCTGTGACAATACGGGAACACCGCATATTATTGAGCATACGGTATTATGCGGCAGCCGTAAGTTTCCGCTGAAAGATCCCTTCATCGAACTGGTGAAAGGATCCATGAATACCTTTCTGAATGCCATGACCTATCCGGATAAAACGGTTTATCCTGTGGCCAGCTGCAACGACAAGGATTTTTCCAATCTGATGGATGTCTATCTGGACAGTGTATTTTATCCGAATATCTACAGCAACATCAACATTTTCCGCCAGGAAGGCTGGCACTATGAAGCGGAGCGTCCGGAGGATGACCTTACCATCAACGGAGTCGTGTACAATGAGATGAAAGGCGCGTTTTCCTCCCCGGACAGTGTGCTGGAACGTGAGATTCTGCGCTCCCTGTATCCGGATACTGCCTACCGCTATGAATCCGGCGGAGACCCGGCGGAAATTCCCCAGCTGACCTATGAAAAATATCTGGAGTTCCACAGAACCTATTATCATCCCTCCAACAGCTATATCTATCTGTATGGAGATATGGATATCAATGAGAGACTGGAGTTCCTGGACCGGGAATATCTGTGCCATTTCGATTCTGCCCCGGTGGACTCCGCCCTTACGCTGCAGCCGCCGTTTCAGACACCCCGGGAGCTGCGCAGGGAATATCCCGTCAGCGCCTCCGAATCAGAGGAAAAGAATACCTATCTTTCCGTAAGCTGGTCCATTGGAACCGCCCTGGATCAGTATCACTACATTGCCTTTGAGCTTCTGGATTATGCCCTGTTAAGCAGCCAGGGTTCCCCGATCCGCCAGGCACTGGTGGAAGCGGGAATCGGAGATGACATTTACGGCGGATTTGATTCCGGGATATATCAGCCTTATTTTTCTGTAATCGCCAAACATGCGGAAGAATCCCAGAAAGAGGAGTTCCTTTCTGTGATTGACCGGACGCTGCGGGAGCAGGTGGAAAAAGGAATTAACCGGCGGGATCTGCTGTCTGCTTTAAACAGCGCCGAATTCAAATTCCGGGAAGGGGATTACGGCCGTTTCCCGAAGGGACTGATGATCGGCCTGCAGCTGATGGACAGCTGGCTGTACGATGAAAATCAGCCGTTCCTGCATCTGGATGAACTGCGGGTATTTGACGAACTGCGGAAGAAACTGGATACGGATTATTACGAACGGCTGGTACAGACCTGGATGATTGAGAATCCCCATCGCTCTGCGGTAACGGCTGTACCGAAGCGCGGACTGAACGGCGTGCGGGAAGCAGCGCAGAAAGAAGCGCTGAAACAGTACAAAGACTCGCTGGAGCCGGAAGAAATCCAGAGACTGATCCGGGAGACCGAGGCAGTGCATCAGTTTGGCGCCGAGGAATCTACCCAGGAAGCGCTCCGCACCATTCCGATGCTGAGCAGGGAAGATATGAAAAAAGAAGCGGAACCCTTCTCCAATGTGGCTTCCCGGGTGTCGGACATTCCGGTGCTGTATCATGAGTATGAGACCAACGGGATCATTTACGCGGACCTTCTTTTTGACCTTCATGATCTTCCGGAGGAACTGCTTCCCTATGCGGGAATTTACCGTCATTTACTGGGAAAACTGGACACAGACACTTATACCTACCGGGAACTGACAGCGGAAATCGGCCTGCATACCGGCGGCGTCTGGGAAGAAATCAATGTATACGCCGATCTGAAACAGGCAGGCGGCTATCATCCGGCCTTTGAGGCACGGACGAAAGTGCTGGCCCAGAATTACAGAAAAGCCCAGGAACTGATGGAAAGCATTCTGTTCCATACCCGGTTTACGGACAAGGAGCGGATCAGCAATGTACTGGCGGAAGCAAAATCCCAGCTTCGTACCGAACTCAGCGAAAACGGCCATGCGGCAGGCGTCACCCGTGCCCTGTCCCATACTTCCGGCAGATATCGGTTCCAGGATCTGGTATCCGGCATTGCCTACTATCAGGTGCTGGAAGATATTGTCAATCATTTTGAGGAACGCTGGCCGGAACTGCAGCATACGCTTACCGGGTTGGGGCAGCAGATCTTTACTGCCGACCGGCTGCAGGTCAGTGTGACCTGCCTGCCGGATCTGCGTCCGGAATTTGAACAGAATTTCCCGGATTTCGCAGGCCGCCTGTATGCCTCCGGAAAGCGGATGCCACAGATGCTTCAGCCGCGTCTGCCAAAGGCAGAAGGATTTACCGATGCTTCTATGATCCAGTATGTAACAGAAGCAGGACATTTTGATACCGCCCGTTATCCGTACCATGGCAGCATGCGTATTTTCAAATCCATTATGAGCTTTGACTATCTCTGGAACAGAATTCGTGTCAAGGGAGGCGCTTACGGGTGTTCCGCGGCCATTACGCGAAGCGGTGACGTGTATTTTACTTCTTACCGGGATCCGAAACTGAAGGAATCCCTGGCTGTTTATGAAGCAGTTCCGGAGTATCTGAAAAACTTTACCATCGATTCCCGGGATATGACAAAATTTGTCATCGGTACATTCAGCGAAATGGATGCTCCCCTGTCTCCGGCAGCCAAAGGAAGGCGGTCCCTCCTGGCGGCAGTCAGCGGGCTCACATGGGAGGATGTACAGAAAGAGCGGGAAGAAGTGCTTCGCGCAGACACGGAACAGATACGCGGACTTGCCGACGCGCTGGCTGACGCATGCAGAGACAGGGAAATCTGTGTGATCGGCAATGAAGATACACTGAAAAAGGAAAAGTCTCTGTTTGACGCACTGACTGCGCTGGCACAGAATAAACAGGAGAACGCATGA
- a CDS encoding ABC transporter permease, whose amino-acid sequence MFFEAFKMSIKSVVGNKMRSFLTMLGIIIGVMSLIVLVSMAKGATASVSDSINSLGTNTLTVRISDSKGTPYSVGDLDDIISNSRYLKEISASSNTSVTADSTFSKTYASDDSTADTTVYGTGSSYSDISGLTIASGRYFNVTDVTNHTNVAVISADLAETIMGSSRCVGETIRLNGVDYQIIGVLESENSSSPSASFHRGSSSSYKDYKAYIPYTSLIRLSDSVSSEVTSFVVSAVSDDAMDQAESELEQILLSRFQNDSDAFTIQNQSEVADAMEDVQSTMAFMLSGIAAISLLVGGIGIMNIMLVSVTERTREIGIRKAIGAGRGSIMLQFMIEAVSISLLGCAIGIGGSFLVLRIISVISGSSYTMSMGVVWISILFSSAIGILFGLYPANRAAKKNPIEALRYTG is encoded by the coding sequence ATGTTTTTCGAAGCCTTTAAAATGTCCATAAAATCTGTCGTCGGAAATAAGATGCGCTCGTTTCTCACCATGCTGGGCATTATTATCGGTGTCATGTCCCTGATTGTACTGGTATCCATGGCAAAGGGCGCCACTGCCTCCGTCAGCGATTCCATCAATTCCCTGGGAACCAATACGCTGACCGTGCGGATTTCTGACAGCAAGGGAACGCCCTACTCCGTCGGCGACCTGGATGACATCATCAGCAATTCCCGTTATTTAAAGGAAATATCTGCCTCATCCAATACCTCTGTCACAGCAGACAGCACTTTTTCCAAAACCTACGCTTCCGATGATTCCACAGCAGACACCACCGTTTATGGCACAGGCAGCTCCTATTCCGATATCTCCGGACTTACAATTGCGTCCGGACGCTATTTCAATGTCACCGATGTAACCAACCATACCAATGTGGCTGTAATCAGCGCGGACCTGGCGGAAACCATCATGGGCAGCAGCAGATGCGTCGGTGAAACCATCCGTCTCAACGGGGTGGATTATCAGATTATCGGCGTGCTGGAATCAGAGAATTCCTCCTCTCCTTCCGCCTCCTTCCATCGGGGCAGTTCTTCCAGCTACAAGGATTATAAGGCATACATTCCCTATACTTCCCTGATCCGTCTGTCAGACTCTGTTTCCTCGGAAGTAACCTCTTTTGTTGTATCCGCTGTCAGTGATGACGCCATGGATCAGGCAGAAAGTGAACTGGAGCAGATTCTTCTCAGCCGCTTTCAGAATGATTCCGATGCTTTTACCATTCAGAATCAGTCGGAAGTAGCCGATGCCATGGAAGATGTACAGAGCACCATGGCATTCATGCTGAGCGGAATTGCAGCTATCTCCCTTCTGGTCGGAGGAATCGGCATTATGAATATCATGCTGGTATCGGTTACGGAACGCACCAGAGAAATCGGCATCCGCAAAGCCATCGGGGCCGGCAGAGGAAGTATCATGCTTCAGTTCATGATTGAAGCGGTAAGCATCTCGCTGCTGGGATGCGCCATCGGCATCGGCGGATCCTTCCTGGTCCTGCGGATAATTTCAGTGATTTCCGGCAGCAGCTATACCATGTCCATGGGAGTGGTCTGGATCTCTATCCTATTTTCCTCTGCCATAGGAATTTTATTCGGCCTCTATCCGGCCAATCGGGCCGCAAAGAAAAATCCCATCGAAGCGCTGCGGTATACCGGCTGA
- a CDS encoding HlyD family efflux transporter periplasmic adaptor subunit has protein sequence MHFRKKTNRPESPAQKKKSAKTAPIGLTGRRRLIPIGAAAAAAVIAAVTINGKFHTDTASAATVKSATAKTGEISTTISSTGTLQSDDDVSVEVPAGVKIKKVLVSSGDTVKKGQKLASVYQSSVASVLLTVNDNISTLNDAIDDLDDADDTSSDDYLQALVYQEELKEQKTLRSSLKSMLKTGYISSSASGTIGDVTISSNTEVSASSGTASSSGSSGSSGSSSASGSSSGTAAASGTASVTSGSLTASLRKVSASSSESDTSATSESGKTTAAKKEITVSDLSSFRITAPKAGAAMQTSVSASDSYTGKISWTCSGSKVSGTFQSGKTYTASITLTAKDGYRFSSNDSAYDKIQLGDATLIRVSYDGSTMTIQAAYSIPASSASSGNSSGSSASAGSSNSASSGSKSGSSSSGSKSDSSSGSKSSSSVSGSQKEASGKTGTVSSDSAKTSSVSGVSGSSSGGSGSASSGTSGSVSSGSSSSASSASAASTSDSTVSITSTDTVSAVTIASSDAMIVSVSVDEADINSVKTGQTASVTVSAVSDESIEGKITEVSSSSSSSSSSSNSSSVKYEVEITVGRESGMLEGMSASCVIHVEEADHAILIPSAAIRESKGSTYVYTSKDSKGNLAGKTKVSTGLSNGTQVQITSGLSEGDTVYYTVTETDSSSSKSDSSSAKNGSIPSGGPGRNGGSKS, from the coding sequence ATGCATTTCCGAAAGAAAACCAACCGGCCGGAATCTCCGGCCCAGAAGAAAAAATCTGCAAAGACAGCACCCATCGGTCTGACCGGGCGCAGACGCCTGATTCCCATTGGGGCAGCCGCAGCTGCAGCAGTAATTGCCGCCGTCACCATCAACGGGAAGTTTCATACAGATACTGCCTCCGCCGCTACCGTAAAAAGCGCCACGGCAAAAACCGGAGAGATCAGCACAACCATCAGTTCCACAGGTACCCTGCAAAGTGATGATGATGTGTCCGTTGAGGTTCCCGCCGGTGTAAAAATCAAAAAAGTACTTGTCTCTTCCGGCGATACCGTAAAAAAGGGACAGAAACTGGCTTCTGTCTACCAGTCCTCCGTGGCTTCCGTTCTTCTGACGGTCAATGATAACATTTCCACACTCAATGATGCGATCGATGATCTGGATGATGCAGATGACACTTCATCGGATGATTATCTTCAGGCCCTGGTTTATCAGGAGGAATTAAAAGAACAGAAGACCCTGCGGTCTTCTTTAAAATCCATGCTGAAAACCGGTTATATCAGTTCTTCCGCATCCGGCACAATCGGTGACGTAACTATCAGCAGCAATACGGAAGTATCCGCTTCTTCCGGAACTGCTTCCTCCTCCGGATCCTCTGGCTCCTCCGGGTCTTCCTCCGCCTCCGGTTCATCCTCCGGTACCGCTGCAGCATCCGGCACTGCTTCCGTGACTTCCGGCAGTCTTACGGCATCTCTGCGGAAAGTATCTGCCTCTTCCTCGGAATCCGATACTTCCGCAACTTCCGAATCCGGCAAAACAACAGCTGCAAAAAAGGAAATCACCGTATCTGACCTCTCCTCTTTCCGCATTACGGCGCCAAAGGCCGGCGCGGCTATGCAGACCTCTGTATCCGCTTCTGATTCGTATACCGGGAAAATATCCTGGACCTGCAGCGGTTCCAAAGTGTCCGGTACCTTCCAGTCCGGAAAAACATATACTGCTTCCATAACACTTACAGCAAAGGACGGGTATCGGTTTTCTTCCAATGACAGCGCCTATGACAAAATACAATTAGGGGACGCCACCCTCATCCGCGTTTCCTACGATGGATCCACCATGACCATCCAGGCGGCGTATTCGATTCCGGCTTCTTCCGCATCTTCCGGAAACAGTTCCGGATCCTCCGCTTCCGCGGGCAGCTCCAATTCTGCTTCCTCCGGAAGTAAATCCGGTTCTTCCTCCTCCGGAAGCAAGTCCGATTCTTCTTCCGGAAGCAAATCCTCTTCCTCTGTTTCCGGCAGCCAAAAAGAAGCTTCCGGCAAAACCGGTACCGTTTCTTCCGATTCGGCAAAAACATCTTCGGTATCCGGTGTCTCAGGCTCGTCTTCCGGCGGGTCCGGTTCTGCCTCTTCCGGAACTTCCGGGTCTGTCTCTTCCGGCAGCAGTTCCTCTGCCTCATCAGCATCCGCTGCTTCCACCTCTGACAGTACCGTAAGCATCACCTCCACAGATACTGTCAGTGCGGTAACCATCGCCAGTTCCGATGCTATGATCGTATCTGTGTCCGTAGACGAAGCGGATATCAATTCTGTAAAAACCGGACAGACAGCCTCCGTGACTGTCAGTGCGGTCTCCGACGAAAGCATCGAGGGAAAAATCACAGAAGTCAGCTCCTCTTCCAGCTCCTCTTCCAGCTCCTCGAACAGCAGTTCAGTAAAATATGAAGTGGAAATCACTGTGGGCAGGGAATCCGGCATGCTGGAAGGCATGAGCGCTTCCTGTGTCATTCATGTGGAAGAAGCGGATCATGCAATTCTGATTCCTTCTGCCGCAATCCGGGAAAGCAAAGGTTCCACCTATGTATACACTTCCAAAGATTCCAAAGGCAATCTGGCCGGAAAAACAAAAGTGTCCACCGGACTGTCCAATGGGACACAGGTGCAGATCACCAGCGGTCTGTCAGAAGGCGATACCGTATACTACACCGTGACAGAGACCGACAGTTCTTCCTCTAAATCCGACAGCAGCAGCGCGAAAAACGGCTCTATACCATCCGGCGGGCCAGGCAGAAACGGAGGGAGCAAATCATGA
- the recO gene encoding DNA repair protein RecO, translated as MITLTGMVLASAPAGEYDKRIVLLTKEHGKVTAFVRGARRPKSSLQAATGLFCFGTFEAYAGRTSYTIVKAEISNYFREITGDLDLTYYGCYFLEIADYFCAEEEENIQQLKLLYQALRALIAGRVQRRLIRCIYELKTLSFNGTYPDVFQCRYCGSREHLEYFDPAGQRVVCSSCYDGTHGTPIDASALYTLQYIIASPVEKLFNFRVTDEVYDTVSHIIHRFFHVYLDRPLKSERFLPAEF; from the coding sequence ATGATTACCCTGACCGGAATGGTCCTTGCATCCGCGCCGGCCGGTGAATACGACAAACGAATCGTTCTGCTGACAAAAGAGCACGGGAAAGTGACTGCTTTTGTCCGCGGGGCCCGGCGGCCCAAAAGCTCCCTGCAGGCTGCGACAGGCCTGTTTTGTTTCGGAACCTTTGAAGCGTATGCGGGTCGAACCAGCTATACCATTGTAAAAGCGGAGATTTCCAATTATTTCCGGGAGATCACCGGGGATCTGGATCTGACGTATTACGGCTGTTACTTTCTGGAAATTGCCGATTATTTCTGCGCGGAAGAAGAGGAAAATATCCAGCAGCTGAAGCTTTTGTATCAGGCCCTCCGGGCATTGATTGCCGGACGGGTGCAGCGCCGGCTGATCCGGTGTATTTATGAGTTAAAGACGCTGAGCTTTAACGGCACCTATCCGGATGTGTTCCAGTGCAGGTACTGCGGCAGCAGGGAACATCTGGAATATTTTGATCCCGCCGGTCAGCGGGTGGTCTGCAGCAGCTGCTATGACGGCACCCATGGAACGCCCATTGACGCATCCGCGCTGTACACCCTGCAGTATATTATCGCCTCTCCGGTGGAAAAACTCTTTAATTTTCGCGTGACAGATGAAGTATATGATACGGTTTCCCATATCATTCACCGGTTTTTCCATGTGTACCTGGACCGGCCGCTGAAGAGTGAGCGCTTTCTCCCGGCGGAGTTCTGA
- a CDS encoding glycine--tRNA ligase yields the protein MEKTMEKIISVAKSRGFVYPGSEIYGGLANTWDYGNLGVELKNNVKKAWWQKFIQESPYNVGIDAAILMNPQTWIASGHLGSFSDPLMDCRECHERFRADKIIEDYAQEKGISLTSSVDGWTKEEMKSFIDENQIPCPTCGKHNFTDIREFNLMFKTFQGVTEDAKNTVYLRPETAQGIFVNFKNVQRTSRKKIPFGIGQIGKSFRNEITPGNFTFRTREFEQMELEFFCEPDTDLEWFEYWRSFCVNWITSLGLKEDEIRLRDHDKEELSFYSKATTDIEFLFPFGWGELWGIADRTDYDLTQHQTVSGQDLTYFDDQKNKKYIPYVIEPSLGADRVVLAFLCSAYDEEELEGGDTRTVMHFHPALAPVKIGVLPLSKKLAEPAGKIYTQLSKKFNCEYDDRGNIGKRYRRQDEIGTPFCVTYDFDSEEDHAVTVRDRDTMEQVRIPIDELDAYFADKFTF from the coding sequence ATGGAAAAAACAATGGAAAAAATCATTTCCGTTGCCAAATCAAGAGGATTTGTATATCCGGGATCCGAGATTTACGGCGGACTGGCCAATACCTGGGATTACGGCAACCTGGGTGTGGAATTAAAAAATAATGTGAAAAAGGCCTGGTGGCAGAAGTTCATCCAGGAAAGTCCGTACAATGTCGGGATCGATGCGGCGATTCTGATGAATCCGCAGACCTGGATCGCTTCCGGACATCTGGGAAGCTTTTCCGATCCGCTGATGGACTGCCGGGAGTGCCATGAGCGTTTCCGGGCGGATAAGATCATAGAAGATTATGCCCAGGAGAAGGGAATCTCCCTGACGTCATCGGTTGACGGCTGGACCAAGGAAGAGATGAAATCCTTTATTGATGAGAACCAGATTCCATGCCCTACCTGCGGAAAGCATAACTTTACGGATATCCGTGAATTCAATCTGATGTTCAAGACCTTTCAGGGGGTTACGGAAGACGCGAAAAATACCGTTTATCTTCGTCCGGAGACCGCACAGGGTATTTTTGTCAACTTCAAGAACGTACAGCGTACCTCCCGCAAGAAGATTCCCTTCGGAATCGGACAGATCGGAAAATCCTTCCGGAATGAGATCACACCGGGCAATTTTACCTTCCGTACCCGTGAGTTTGAACAGATGGAACTGGAATTTTTCTGTGAACCGGATACGGACCTGGAGTGGTTTGAATACTGGCGTTCCTTCTGCGTCAACTGGATTACCAGCCTTGGCCTGAAAGAGGATGAAATCCGTCTGCGGGATCATGACAAGGAAGAGCTGTCTTTCTACAGCAAGGCAACCACAGATATCGAATTCCTCTTCCCCTTTGGCTGGGGCGAACTGTGGGGAATCGCGGATCGCACCGATTACGACCTGACACAGCATCAGACCGTATCCGGTCAGGATCTGACCTATTTCGATGACCAGAAAAACAAGAAATACATTCCTTATGTAATTGAACCGTCTCTGGGCGCAGACCGTGTTGTTCTGGCCTTCCTCTGCAGCGCTTATGATGAAGAGGAGCTGGAAGGCGGAGATACCCGTACGGTGATGCATTTCCATCCGGCGCTGGCCCCGGTAAAGATCGGCGTTCTGCCCCTGTCCAAAAAACTGGCGGAACCGGCAGGAAAGATCTATACGCAGCTGAGCAAAAAATTCAACTGTGAATATGATGACCGCGGAAATATCGGCAAGCGCTACAGACGTCAGGATGAAATCGGTACGCCGTTCTGTGTAACCTATGATTTTGATTCCGAGGAAGATCATGCCGTAACCGTGCGGGATCGTGACACCATGGAGCAGGTGCGGATTCCCATTGATGAATTGGATGCGTACTTTGCGGATAAGTTCACCTTCTGA
- the era gene encoding GTPase Era, translating into MKDKFKSGFVTLIGRPNVGKSTLMNRIIGQKIAITSNKPQTTRNRIQTIYTDKETGQIIFLDTPGIHKAKNKLGEYMVHVAEHTLSEVDVILWLVEPSNFIGAGEKHIIEELKKVKTPVILVINKIDTVKKEEILEYIDTYRKVCDFAEIIPLSALKGDNVEDLVQTIFKYLPYGPMFYDEDTITDQPERQIVAELIREKALRALKEEVPHGIAVAVESMKERPGKKEMVDIEATIICERDSHKGIVIGKKGAMLKKIGSLARPEIETMLGKKVNLQLWVKVRKDWRDSDIQMKNFGYNKNDIY; encoded by the coding sequence ATGAAAGACAAGTTCAAATCAGGATTTGTGACACTGATCGGCCGTCCGAATGTGGGGAAATCCACATTGATGAACCGGATCATCGGGCAGAAGATTGCCATTACGTCCAACAAACCGCAGACCACCCGCAATCGGATCCAGACCATCTATACCGATAAGGAAACCGGACAGATTATTTTTCTGGACACCCCGGGGATTCATAAAGCCAAAAATAAGCTGGGGGAATACATGGTGCATGTGGCAGAGCATACGCTGTCAGAAGTGGATGTGATTCTCTGGCTGGTGGAACCCAGTAATTTTATCGGCGCCGGTGAAAAGCATATCATCGAAGAACTGAAAAAAGTAAAAACACCGGTGATTCTGGTGATCAATAAAATTGACACCGTAAAAAAAGAGGAAATCCTGGAGTACATTGATACCTACCGAAAAGTCTGCGATTTCGCGGAAATCATTCCGCTCTCCGCCCTGAAAGGCGACAATGTGGAGGATCTGGTTCAGACCATTTTCAAATATCTGCCCTATGGTCCCATGTTTTATGACGAAGACACGATTACGGACCAGCCGGAACGTCAGATTGTGGCTGAGCTGATCCGGGAAAAGGCCCTTCGCGCGCTGAAGGAGGAGGTTCCCCATGGCATCGCGGTGGCAGTGGAATCCATGAAAGAGCGTCCCGGCAAAAAGGAAATGGTGGACATTGAAGCAACCATTATCTGCGAGCGGGACTCCCATAAGGGAATTGTCATCGGAAAAAAGGGAGCGATGCTGAAAAAGATCGGCAGTCTGGCCCGGCCGGAGATAGAAACGATGCTGGGGAAAAAAGTCAACCTGCAGCTGTGGGTAAAAGTCAGAAAAGACTGGCGGGACAGTGATATTCAGATGAAAAATTTCGGCTACAACAAAAATGACATTTATTAA